The nucleotide sequence TACTATTAAAGAAAACACTCACCCGGTAACTTTCGATTTAGATTATAACAACAATACTGCTACTACCAAATTAACAATAGATCGTTCTAAATATAACGTGAAATACAATTCCGGTAGCTTTTTTAGCGGACTTGGAGATCAAACGATTTACGATAATTTCGATTTAAATATTGAGTTGAAATTCTAATAATTAGATTGCACAATTCCAGCCGGAAAAGTTAAATTTACTTTTCCGGCTCTTCTTTTTATAAAATCGACTTGTTTATTTAAAAGAGCTTTCTATCTTTGAAGCAATAAAAGCCAACAAATGGCATTTATTATATTTTATGAAAACAATTACAACAAATACCTGGTGGTGGAAAAATTTACGTCAAACGTCGTGAAGTAACATCGCTATAGTATATAATCTCATACAAAAGGCTTGTCTCACGACAAGCCTTTTTTTATATAAGAAATTTGAAAATTAACCTCCGCCTTCGCGGGAGCGACAGAAATAAATAATTTATGTATCAACTAAAGACCACCTATAAAAAACTCCTTGCCGATACCATTACGCCGGTGAGTGTTTATTTAAAAGTTCGGGACAAATATCCTAACAGTCTCTTGCTGGAAAGTAGTGACTACCACGCCAACGATAATAGTTTCTCGTATATATGCTGCAATCCTATCGCTTCTATTAAGATTCAAAACGAAGTGATTACCGAAGTTTTTCCTGACGGAAGTAAAAAAACAACAAAGATCACTCCTGAAGTGAACGTACCGCAGCAAATCCAGGAATTTTCAAAGCAATTTAAAACTGAAGACTCTGATTTTAAATTCATTAATAACGGACTCTTTGGCTATATCGCTTATGACGGAGTTCGGTATTTTGAAGATTTAGAGATTAAAAAGAGAAATGGTGATCTTAAACTTCCGGATATTTATTACGCGGTTTATCAAAATATCATTGCGATAAATCATTTTAATAACGAAGCCTATATTTTTGATCATAACTACGATACCGATTCAAAAATCGCTGAAATCGAGCAACTGATTAAAGTTAAGAATTTCGCAACCTATAATTTTGAACGTCAGCAGGAACCAATTTCTAACCTCACCGACGAAGAATTCAGGGAAAATGTACGCCTCGGAAAGAAACACTGCTATCGTGGGGACGTTTTTCAAATTGTACTGTCACGAAGGTTTTCTCAAAAATTCAAGGGAGATGAATTCAATGTCTACCGCGCTTTACGTAGCGTTAACCCTTCGCCCTATCTTTTCTATTTCGACTACGGAAACTTTAAAATCTTTGGAAGTTCCCCTGAAGCACAATTGGTAGTTCAGGACGGGCAGGCAGAAATCCATCCAATCGCCGGAACTTTTAAACGTACCGGAAATGATGAGGAAGATGCCGAAATAGCCAAAAGACTCGCCGCCGATGAAAAAGAAAATGCCGAACATGTGATGTTGGTAGATCTTGCTCGTAACGACTTAAGTAGACACGGGAATAATGTGAAGGTTGAAAAATATCGGGAAATTCAGTTTTTCTCCCACGTAATACACTTAGTAAGTAAAGTTACCGGCACCAAAGACTCAAAAACACCTACAATGCAGGTAGTGGCCGATACTTTTCCGGCGGGGACTTTAAGCGGGGCGCCGAAACACAGCGCGATGAAGCTGATAGAAAAATATGAAAATGTAAATCGTGATGCATACGGTGGCGCGATAGGGTTTATGGATTTCCACGGAAATTTTAACCATGCGATTATCATTAGATCTTTTGTAAGTAAAGACCACCAATTGCATTATCAAGCCGGCGCAGGTGTGGTTTCAGAATCTGTAGAAGAAAACGAATTACAGGAAGTTTATAATAAACTAGGGGCACTAACCAAGGCATTGGATATCGCTGAAGATATATAAGGAATAAAAACAATACGTCATCCTGAATTTATTTCAGAGCTTGCTCCGATATTTATTCGGAGATCTAACATATTAGAATCTGAAACGATCCCGAAGCTTCGGGACAGATTGACGCAACTTTTAGTATTAAAAACAGAATTTTACACCAGGTAGAATGAAAAAAATATTAGTTATAGATAATTACGATTCTTTTGTGTACAATCTTGTACATTATTTAGAAGAATTAGATTGTGAAGTCACGGTAATAAGAAACGACCAGTTAGAGCTGGAAGACGTGGAGAAATATGATAAGATTTTGCTTTCTCCCGGCCCCGGAATTCCCAGTGAAGCCGGATTATTAAAACCTATCATAGAAAAATATGCTTCTTCAAAAAGCATCCTGGGCGTGTGTCTCGGGCAACAAGCCATAGGTGAAGTTTTCGGCGGGACCTTGGGCAATCTGGAATCGGTTTATCACGGCATCGCCACAACGATGGATCTTTGTGTAGACGACGAACCACTTTTTAAAGATCTCCCAAAAACAATGAAGGTAGGCCGCTACCATTCCTGGGTAGTTTTAAAAGAACTCCCAGATTCTTTGGAAGCCACTTCTTACGATGAAAAAGGACAAATCATGTCTCTTCGTCACCGTGAGTTTGATGTGCGTGGAGTACAGTTTCATCCGGAATCGGTATTGACTCCAGATGGAAAAAAAATGATTCAGAATTGGGTAGAAAGCCCCTCCCCGACCCTCCCCAAAGGAGAGGGAGCTCATACCTAAAAGTAAATACCTGAGGCTATATCCAAAAGATGTTAAATGAAAGTATATTTCCCTTTCGAGGTATTTGTATGAGGGTTTAATACTTGATAATAATATTATTATAAATCACTAAATCATCTCCAAACTATTCTCCCCTTTCGGGGGATTTAGAGGGGGCTTAAATTATGAAAGAACTATTAAACAGGCTTATTAACCACGAAACCATCTCCAAAGATGAAGCGAAGCAGGCGCTTTTCAGCATTTCTAATGGAGAATATAACGAAAGTCAGATCGCTGCATTTCTCACGGTTTATATGATGCGAAGCATTACTATAGAAGAACTGGAGGGATTTCGGGATGCGCTTTTAGAACTTTGTGTAGCCATAGATTTAAGTGCTTACAATCCTATAGATCTTTGTGGAACCGGTGGTGATGGGAAAAATACATTTAATATTTCCACTACTTCCTCTTTTGTTACGGCTGGAGCGGGAGTAAATGTTGCAAAACATGGAAACTACGGAGTTTCTTCGGTAAGCGGAAGTTCAAATGTTATGGAAAGCCTGGGAATTAAATTTAGTAATGATCCCGGTTTTCTCGAAAAATGTATTGCAGAAGCAGGAATTTGTGTATTGCACGCTCCCCTATTCCACCCGGCAATGAAAAACGTGGCACCAATCAGGAAGTCGCTGGCGGTAAAGACTTTTTTCAATATGCTTGGGCCAATGGTAAATCCTGCTTTTCCGCAAAATCAGCTTGTAGGAGTTTTTAACCTGGAACTAGCGCGAATGTATGGTTACCTATATCAAAACACCGATAAGAATTTTACTATTTTGCACGCTTTAGATGGTTATGATGAAATTTCCCTTACCGGAAACACCAAAACCATTAGTAATAA is from Salegentibacter mishustinae and encodes:
- a CDS encoding anthranilate synthase component I family protein; translated protein: MYQLKTTYKKLLADTITPVSVYLKVRDKYPNSLLLESSDYHANDNSFSYICCNPIASIKIQNEVITEVFPDGSKKTTKITPEVNVPQQIQEFSKQFKTEDSDFKFINNGLFGYIAYDGVRYFEDLEIKKRNGDLKLPDIYYAVYQNIIAINHFNNEAYIFDHNYDTDSKIAEIEQLIKVKNFATYNFERQQEPISNLTDEEFRENVRLGKKHCYRGDVFQIVLSRRFSQKFKGDEFNVYRALRSVNPSPYLFYFDYGNFKIFGSSPEAQLVVQDGQAEIHPIAGTFKRTGNDEEDAEIAKRLAADEKENAEHVMLVDLARNDLSRHGNNVKVEKYREIQFFSHVIHLVSKVTGTKDSKTPTMQVVADTFPAGTLSGAPKHSAMKLIEKYENVNRDAYGGAIGFMDFHGNFNHAIIIRSFVSKDHQLHYQAGAGVVSESVEENELQEVYNKLGALTKALDIAEDI
- a CDS encoding anthranilate synthase component II, with protein sequence MKKILVIDNYDSFVYNLVHYLEELDCEVTVIRNDQLELEDVEKYDKILLSPGPGIPSEAGLLKPIIEKYASSKSILGVCLGQQAIGEVFGGTLGNLESVYHGIATTMDLCVDDEPLFKDLPKTMKVGRYHSWVVLKELPDSLEATSYDEKGQIMSLRHREFDVRGVQFHPESVLTPDGKKMIQNWVESPSPTLPKGEGAHT
- the trpD gene encoding anthranilate phosphoribosyltransferase, yielding MKELLNRLINHETISKDEAKQALFSISNGEYNESQIAAFLTVYMMRSITIEELEGFRDALLELCVAIDLSAYNPIDLCGTGGDGKNTFNISTTSSFVTAGAGVNVAKHGNYGVSSVSGSSNVMESLGIKFSNDPGFLEKCIAEAGICVLHAPLFHPAMKNVAPIRKSLAVKTFFNMLGPMVNPAFPQNQLVGVFNLELARMYGYLYQNTDKNFTILHALDGYDEISLTGNTKTISNNSEGMLSPEDFGVESLNQEEIAGGGSIESSAEIFVNILKGKGTKAQNNVVCANAGMAIATAKQISVKEGFETARESINSGKALKALEKLQELSK